The Pseudomonadota bacterium region ATCCCCGTTAAATAGCGATTATCGATGAGGCGCTGCCAGTAAAGATAATATTTATCTACGTACTGTTCGAAATTATCTGTTGGATCCACGGCCCGGTAATAGCGCCACGGGTAGCCACCGAAGAGTTCGTCACCACCGCCGCCGGAAAGAACGACCTTGACGAATTTGGAGGCTAACTGGGCTGCATAATAATTAGGATAGCTCTGACCGACGCGGGGCTCTTCGAGATGCCAGGCCAGTTTGGGGAGGATTCGCTCCATGTCGCCGGCCTTCAGTACCATCTCGTAGTGCTCCGTCTTGAAGAGGTAGGACATGTATTCGGCCTTTTCACGCTCGTCAAAGCCCAGTTCCAGGCCTGATGCAGTGCGCAGATCAAACCCGCAAGTGAAAGTTTTCATATAAGGAAGCTGCTTTGCGGCAATGGCCGTGATGGAGCCGGAGTCCATGCCACCACTCAGATAAGCGCCCACATCCACATCGCTGACAAGCTGGCGGTTCACGGCCTGGCAGAATAGACGATCCAACTCTTCGACGTATTCGTTTTCGCTCAGCAGCTTTTCCGGTTCGGAGAAATACCAGGACCAATAGCGCGTAGTTCTTAACTCTTGGTTCATAGCTGATAGGGGAAGAAAAGCATAGGAACCAGCTGGAAAAAGCTTGATGCCTTTGAGCAAGGTCCGGTTGGTAAAGATGTTCTGGAATGTGAAATATTCGAGGAGTGCTTCCAAGTCGATTTCTCTTTTGACGGCCGGGTGGGTGATGATCGCCTTCTGCTCTGAGGCAAAAATGAAATAGGGTCCGGCAAAGGTGTAGTACAGCGGTTTGGTACCGAAGCGGTCACGGGTGAGAAACAATTCCTGCTTTACCTTATCCCAGATAGCAAAGGCAAAGTGACCATTAAATTTGTCGAGGCACTTTTCGCCCCATTCCTTGTAGGCATGGAGAACGACTTCCGTATCTGTTCGCGAGCGGAACTGGTGGCCTAATGCTTCCAGTTCAGTGCGCAATCCTTGGAAGTTATAGACCTCACCGTTATACGAGATCACATATTGCTTGGAGATCGTGGCCATCGGCTGATGGCCAGCGGGTGAAAGGTCAATGATCGCCAAGCGGCGATGGCCCAGGCCGATGAAGCTGTCGATATAGAACCCCTCGCCATCCGGCCCGCGATGGGCGATCGCATCCGTCATCTTCCTCAGAAGAACCGGAGAAACGGGCTCGCCGTTCAAATTGAATATGCCTGCTATGCCGCACATAATAAAACCAGTGGATCGTCGATAGTGGTTAGTGAATAGTTAAGCATCTCTTTAAATTGTCGATAATATATTCCTGTTCACTATACATAAGACCATGATACAGGGGCAATGCAAGGCAATGGTCATAGGCGTAGCGGCTATCGGTGAAGGAACCATGGTGAATGATTTGAGGGCCTTCAGCAAACGCCGGATGCATGTGAATGGCATAAGTACCTATCTGGGCTTCAATGCCTTCTTCACGCATTTGTTTAATGATGCCATCACGGTCGGGCACATACACGCAGAAGGACTGTCGGGAGTTTTTTCCATATGGCGTCGTGGCAGGAATATTAATACCAGACACATCTTTCAATAATAATATGTAATTCTCTGAAAGCTCGATTCGTTTTGCGAGTAATTCATTGATGTGTCGCATCTGGACGAGACCAACTGCAGCGAGTATATTGCTCAGCTTGTAATTGGTGCCGATGCGCGCGAAGACTGTGCCTTCCCGGGTTGGCGATTCACCCATACCGAAATGCTTGTATGAATCCATCCAGGCGGCCCATTCAGTATTGTTGGTGGTGATCATGCCGCCTTCACCTGTGGTGATAAATTTACGTGGGTGCAAGCTGAAGACGGAAACGTCAGCAAGGTTACCAGCTTTGGTTCCCCTGAACTCGCCTCCTATTGAACATGCAGCGTCTTCGATTATACGAACACCGTATTTTTCTTTGATGGCATTGAGCCTGTCATAATCCAGGGGGTTACCGAAGATGGACACAGGGATGATGGCTTTAGTTCTGGGGGTGATGGCCTGTTCCAGGGCGTCGTAGTCGATGAGCATAGTGTCTCTGCAAACATCAACAATGACGATGTTTGCATCTACAATAGCAACAACATCGGCTGTTGCCGGGTATGTGTAATCCGGAACGACCACTTCGTCTCCTGGCCCTATTTTAAGCACGCGAAGTGCTATTTCCAGACCTGTTGTGCAGGAGGTAACGGCGATGGCGTGTTGACAGCCAATGTAATCCTTGAATGCTTCTTCAAATTCCTTCGTAACAGGTCCTTCCGTCAGGTAGCCACTATCAAGGACCTCACAAACTTTGTCCTTGATTTCCTGTGTTATATACGGTTTGATCAACGGTATTTTCATCGTCTCTTTTTCAGCTCCTCTTTCTCTTTCAGCTATGAGTTGTTATCTATAAGCTGATCGCTTTTTTTCGTCTCTGTTCCACTTCTTCCATGTGGGTCTTTCGCCATTCAACGAGGCAGCGCAGGCCTTCCTCCAAATCGACGGTCCAGGTAAAGCCAAGATCGCGCTCTGCCGCAACAGGGTCGCCCACCCGGTTGGTAACGAAGGTAAGTCCTGCCGGTTCGTATTGGATGGGAAGGTTTGATCCTACGATTTTAAGAATCATCTCCGTCAGTTCTTTGATGGAGGTCTTTATGCCCCGACCCACGTTGTAAAAACCAAAAGGAGCATCACTTTTTAAGGCGCAAACATTTGCCCGGCCGACATCGCTTACATAAATAAAATCGTAGGCCTGACTGCCGTCCCCATAGACCACAGGCGGCAGGCCATTGTCCAGATTGTCGAGGATTTTCATCATGACGGCGATGTACGTTCCTTTGTAGTCCTGGCGGGCGCCGTAGACATTCATATACCGAAGACCCACGCCTTCAAGTCCATAGCGCTTGTGATAGGATTTGAGCATGTGCTCTCCTGCAATCTTGGTGGCGCCGTAGAAGGTCCAGTTGTTGTAAGGGTGATCTTCGGCCATGATATCCGTAACTGCATCCCCATAGACTGATGCGGAAGAGGAGTAGACCAATCGCTTGATCTTATTGGCCACACACGCTTCAAGAACATTGAAGGTACCGCGGATATTCACATCAAAAGCTGCACGTGGATACTCATAACATTGGAGAAGCCACAGCGCCGCCAGGTGGATCACGCCGTCGACACCCTTCATCGCAGTATCAAGTATATCTGTCTGGAGGATGTCTCCACCTATCTCGTAAATACGGCAACGGGAATCTTTAAGTGCGTCTATAAGATTTTCGTGTGTACCCCTACAGAAGTTGTCATATACAATGACTTCTTTTACGTCCTCTTTCAGCAACTCCTCGACAACATGAGAACCAATAAGACCTGCTCCACCAATAACTAATATCTTAGATGCACGAATATCCATTATCGTCTCCTTGATTTAAAATTCTTCACGAACCATATGCACTTGAGAAATAAAATGTCAAAAGTAAATACAACATAATTATGTAGAAAATTTCTTGATGGCTTCTACTATACGGAAGATGATCTCTTGGCTCTGTAACGGTTCGACGGGTAAGCTGAGGACTTCGTTGGCTGCTCTTTCAGCTTCACTTAGCTCACCATAAATACACATTCCCTCGAAAACCTTCATTCTGTGGAGAGGCACGGGGTAATAGACCATGCTTTCAATACCAGCGTCTTTCAGATGGCGCTGGAGCGCGTCCCGCTTGCCGTTCTTTACCCTGATTGTATATTGGTGATAGACGTGCCCGAACCCCGCGAGGGGTGAATCAAACTCGGCTAAGGGCAGAGATTCAGTGGTTGGTGGCTGGTAGCTGGTGGCTGGTAATATGACACCGGGGATATCTTTGAGGCCGTCGATATAGAGTTGAGCAATCTTGAGGCGGCGGGTGTTGAATTCATCAATGTAGGGGAGTTTCGCGAGAAGGATGGCGGCTTGGAGCGTATCCATACGTGCGTTGTAGCCGATGTGGTCAACATTATACTTGTCTTTACCACCGTGTTTAATGAGCATACGGACAAGGTCATTGATTTCGTCATCATTCGTGGAGACCATTCCTGCATCACCAAAACCACCAAGATTTTTACTTGGAAAAAAACTGAAAGCGCCTACATCACCAATATTTCCAACCTTTCGCCTTTCGCCATCTTTACCTTGTGGAATGCCTTTTTTCTCTTTATTCCACTGGGGTGCCTTTTGCCAGTCTCCACCAAACGCTTGTGCACAATCTTCTACAACGAACAGGTTATGTTCAGAAGCGATAGACACAATTTCATCCATGTTGCAAGGTTGACCATATAAATGCACCGGCAAGATGCCGACAACTGAAGACGGTAAGGGGTGAGGAGTGAGGAGTGAGAGGTCGTAGCGGTTAGGGGTAAGCGGTAAGGAGTAAGGTGTGTTTTTTAAACCCTTTACTTCTGACTCCTGACTCCTGACGGCATCTCGTATTTTGGATGGATCGAGGTTATAGGTAGCGGGATCGATGTCGATGAACAGAGGGGTGGCACCGGCATGTAGAATAGCATCACCGGTGGCTGTAAAAGTGAATGGTGTGGTGATGATCAAATCGGAGTGGTCGAAATATTCCTGGCCTTTAGTT contains the following coding sequences:
- the asnB gene encoding asparagine synthase (glutamine-hydrolyzing), coding for MCGIAGIFNLNGEPVSPVLLRKMTDAIAHRGPDGEGFYIDSFIGLGHRRLAIIDLSPAGHQPMATISKQYVISYNGEVYNFQGLRTELEALGHQFRSRTDTEVVLHAYKEWGEKCLDKFNGHFAFAIWDKVKQELFLTRDRFGTKPLYYTFAGPYFIFASEQKAIITHPAVKREIDLEALLEYFTFQNIFTNRTLLKGIKLFPAGSYAFLPLSAMNQELRTTRYWSWYFSEPEKLLSENEYVEELDRLFCQAVNRQLVSDVDVGAYLSGGMDSGSITAIAAKQLPYMKTFTCGFDLRTASGLELGFDEREKAEYMSYLFKTEHYEMVLKAGDMERILPKLAWHLEEPRVGQSYPNYYAAQLASKFVKVVLSGGGGDELFGGYPWRYYRAVDPTDNFEQYVDKYYLYWQRLIDNRYLTGIFAPVWDQVKHVWTRDIFRDVFLKHDHRLQKPEDYVNHSMTFEAKTFLQGLLLVEDKLSMAHGLEVRMPFLDNDLVEFALKIPVKQKLMNLMEASRINENDPRPKQDIYFQQHRDGKLILRKVMEKYIPTDITHGMKQGFSAPDATWFKGESIDFVKRIIFDSKSRIYDYFDPKAVQERVSEHLEGKLNRRLFIWSLINFEWWCRSFINNCINVDPS
- a CDS encoding DegT/DnrJ/EryC1/StrS family aminotransferase, translated to MKIPLIKPYITQEIKDKVCEVLDSGYLTEGPVTKEFEEAFKDYIGCQHAIAVTSCTTGLEIALRVLKIGPGDEVVVPDYTYPATADVVAIVDANIVIVDVCRDTMLIDYDALEQAITPRTKAIIPVSIFGNPLDYDRLNAIKEKYGVRIIEDAACSIGGEFRGTKAGNLADVSVFSLHPRKFITTGEGGMITTNNTEWAAWMDSYKHFGMGESPTREGTVFARIGTNYKLSNILAAVGLVQMRHINELLAKRIELSENYILLLKDVSGINIPATTPYGKNSRQSFCVYVPDRDGIIKQMREEGIEAQIGTYAIHMHPAFAEGPQIIHHGSFTDSRYAYDHCLALPLYHGLMYSEQEYIIDNLKRCLTIH
- a CDS encoding SDR family NAD(P)-dependent oxidoreductase, whose amino-acid sequence is MDIRASKILVIGGAGLIGSHVVEELLKEDVKEVIVYDNFCRGTHENLIDALKDSRCRIYEIGGDILQTDILDTAMKGVDGVIHLAALWLLQCYEYPRAAFDVNIRGTFNVLEACVANKIKRLVYSSSASVYGDAVTDIMAEDHPYNNWTFYGATKIAGEHMLKSYHKRYGLEGVGLRYMNVYGARQDYKGTYIAVMMKILDNLDNGLPPVVYGDGSQAYDFIYVSDVGRANVCALKSDAPFGFYNVGRGIKTSIKELTEMILKIVGSNLPIQYEPAGLTFVTNRVGDPVAAERDLGFTWTVDLEEGLRCLVEWRKTHMEEVEQRRKKAISL
- a CDS encoding DegT/DnrJ/EryC1/StrS family aminotransferase; the protein is MLDLKAEYLYMKADIDAAIVRCLGHQQWIFGPEVKEFEDKVAEYFGVKHCIGISSGTDALVLALRALAIKTKGQEYFDHSDLIITTPFTFTATGDAILHAGATPLFIDIDPATYNLDPSKIRDAVRSQESEVKGLKNTPYSLPLTPNRYDLSLLTPHPLPSSVVGILPVHLYGQPCNMDEIVSIASEHNLFVVEDCAQAFGGDWQKAPQWNKEKKGIPQGKDGERRKVGNIGDVGAFSFFPSKNLGGFGDAGMVSTNDDEINDLVRMLIKHGGKDKYNVDHIGYNARMDTLQAAILLAKLPYIDEFNTRRLKIAQLYIDGLKDIPGVILPATSYQPPTTESLPLAEFDSPLAGFGHVYHQYTIRVKNGKRDALQRHLKDAGIESMVYYPVPLHRMKVFEGMCIYGELSEAERAANEVLSLPVEPLQSQEIIFRIVEAIKKFST